One window from the genome of Pandoraea fibrosis encodes:
- a CDS encoding dihydrodipicolinate synthase family protein, with the protein MVDHELTGAFAPVVTPFHADLTPDAPRFLAHCKWLLSHGVGLAPFGTNSEANSLSVGERMALLDHLVGHGLDVRRMLPGTGCCSLPETVALTRHAVAHGCAGVLMLPPFFYKGITDDGLYDYYARVIEQVGDARLRLYLYHIPALSGVPITLPVIERLIRDFSQTVVGIKDSSGDWNNLSAMLDAFPGFGIFPASESLVSKASARGAKGCISATVNVNPQGIGRLCREWSSEAGEGLQAQADAVRSIVQSFPMIPALKAVLASHRDDPAWTQVRPPLRALTSEQHERLHAQLAACGFALPG; encoded by the coding sequence ATGGTCGATCACGAATTGACCGGGGCGTTTGCGCCCGTCGTCACGCCGTTTCATGCGGATTTGACGCCGGATGCCCCCCGTTTTCTCGCGCACTGCAAATGGTTGCTCTCTCACGGTGTGGGGCTCGCCCCGTTCGGTACCAACAGCGAAGCGAACTCGCTGAGCGTTGGAGAACGCATGGCGTTGCTCGATCATCTGGTCGGGCACGGTCTCGATGTGCGCCGCATGCTACCGGGCACAGGTTGCTGCTCGCTGCCCGAGACGGTCGCGCTCACGCGTCACGCCGTGGCGCACGGTTGTGCCGGTGTGCTGATGCTCCCGCCGTTCTTCTACAAAGGCATTACCGACGACGGCTTGTACGACTACTACGCTCGCGTGATTGAGCAAGTGGGCGACGCTCGTTTGCGCTTGTACCTCTATCACATCCCGGCACTCTCGGGCGTGCCGATCACGTTGCCGGTGATCGAGCGGCTGATTCGCGACTTCTCGCAAACGGTTGTCGGGATCAAGGACAGTTCGGGCGACTGGAACAATCTGAGCGCGATGCTCGATGCATTCCCTGGCTTCGGCATCTTTCCGGCGTCGGAGTCGCTCGTATCGAAGGCGTCGGCCAGAGGCGCGAAGGGCTGCATTTCGGCGACGGTCAACGTGAATCCGCAGGGCATCGGGCGGTTGTGCCGCGAGTGGTCGTCCGAAGCGGGCGAGGGGTTGCAGGCGCAGGCCGATGCCGTGCGCAGCATCGTTCAGTCCTTCCCGATGATCCCGGCGCTCAAGGCGGTGCTGGCATCGCATCGCGACGACCCGGCATGGACGCAGGTGCGCCCACCGCTGAGGGCGCTGACGAGCGAACAACACGAGCGGCTGCATGCGCAATTGGCCGCTTGTGGTTTCGCGTTACCGGGGTAA
- a CDS encoding porin, with protein sequence MPGTMLAMVLGMGACEVSQAQVQIYGHLTPMTDWVSVSGRQVSASAPRPTQAPAGAINAPEASGSRMLSSISYFGMRGKEDLGDGYAAIWQIETPVSIDGKSTGAIAGRNSNVGLSGPFGSAFLGNWDTPYQWSTLSVGSPVRNPYTGDLSTILSNPGFNVPNTTTQSGRVGNPADATFNRRQGNSIQYWSPDWAGFHMRLSYSLSQGGMTTPAGSISPQVFGAGLEYLNGPLRVRYAYEMHKDYFGLAWLGAPASANPSNAGSRATGSRDDAHKVLIVFTYAQTKWVAGWDWLTYRTDDGTTGNLNRYRRDAFYAMVQHWFAGGQHSVWLGGGYAMNGACSRTGGAMCNTDGLGATQLNLGYRYDFSRRTDVYLAYYQVINRAWGSYGFSPRPTIGNGATAPPGAHYRGIGFGIEHSF encoded by the coding sequence ATGCCCGGCACCATGCTGGCGATGGTGTTGGGCATGGGCGCCTGCGAGGTGTCGCAGGCACAGGTGCAAATCTACGGACACCTCACGCCGATGACCGATTGGGTCAGCGTGAGCGGTCGACAGGTGAGTGCCTCTGCGCCGCGTCCGACGCAGGCGCCGGCAGGCGCGATCAACGCGCCGGAAGCGAGCGGCTCGCGCATGTTGTCGAGCATTTCGTACTTCGGCATGCGCGGCAAAGAGGATCTCGGCGACGGGTACGCGGCGATCTGGCAGATCGAGACGCCGGTCTCGATCGACGGCAAATCGACCGGCGCCATCGCGGGGCGCAACTCGAACGTGGGCCTGAGCGGACCCTTCGGGAGCGCGTTTCTCGGCAATTGGGACACGCCGTATCAATGGTCGACGCTCTCGGTCGGATCGCCGGTAAGAAACCCGTACACCGGCGATCTGAGCACGATCCTGAGCAACCCCGGCTTCAATGTGCCGAATACGACGACGCAGTCGGGGCGCGTGGGTAACCCGGCCGACGCCACGTTCAACCGCCGTCAGGGCAACAGCATTCAGTATTGGTCGCCCGACTGGGCCGGATTTCACATGCGGCTCTCGTATTCGCTTTCGCAGGGCGGCATGACCACGCCGGCCGGCAGTATTTCTCCGCAGGTGTTCGGCGCCGGGCTGGAGTATCTGAACGGCCCGCTACGCGTGCGGTATGCCTACGAAATGCATAAGGACTATTTCGGGCTTGCGTGGCTTGGCGCCCCGGCGTCGGCCAATCCGTCCAATGCAGGCTCGCGTGCCACGGGGTCGCGCGACGACGCGCACAAGGTGTTGATCGTCTTCACCTACGCCCAGACCAAGTGGGTTGCCGGGTGGGACTGGTTGACCTATCGCACCGATGACGGCACGACCGGCAATCTGAACCGGTACCGGCGCGACGCGTTTTACGCGATGGTCCAGCACTGGTTCGCCGGCGGACAGCACTCCGTCTGGCTCGGTGGCGGTTATGCGATGAACGGGGCGTGCTCGCGCACGGGCGGTGCGATGTGCAACACCGACGGGCTCGGCGCGACGCAACTCAACCTCGGCTATCGCTACGACTTCTCGCGCCGCACCGACGTTTATCTCGCCTACTACCAGGTCATCAACCGCGCGTGGGGCAGCTACGGCTTCTCGCCGCGTCCCACGATCGGTAATGGCGCAACTGCGCCACCGGGCGCGCACTACCGGGGCATTGGCTTCGGCATCGAACACAGTTTCTAA
- a CDS encoding amino acid permease has protein sequence MSTTQPGFDSIVEREKGLHRGLSSGQLSMIAIGGAIGTGLFLGSAFAIGFAGPSVLLSYAIGGAIALLLMGCLAEMTVAHPTSGSFGAYAEHYIGPLAGFLVRYGYWSSIVFAVGTEVTAIAVYMKYWFPAVPGWYWIVGFSAGLIGINAASVKVFGAVEYAFSMLKIVAIVVFLILGAYVVFRAPQASGIGVANYTSHGGFFPKGAWGMWVAVIVSIFSYLSIEMIAVAAGEAQDPQRAITRAFRATMFRLVFFYLLTLALTLAIVPWNSAGEDGSPFVKVMAATHISGAAGVINLVILVAALSAMNSQLYITTRMMFSLSRAGYAPRRFGEVSRNGVPVAALMLSTIGIALAVALNVLAPKASFTLMMSVSMFGAMFTWLMIFVTHLYFRRAHDAKSLTFRMWGYPYASLAGALLMLATLVTTYFTDEFRMTLVYGVPFVVALSVIYAVWYRQRAGAPAVTTQGQEG, from the coding sequence TTGAGTACGACACAACCGGGCTTCGACAGTATCGTCGAGCGAGAAAAAGGGCTGCATCGCGGCCTGAGCAGCGGGCAATTGTCGATGATTGCCATTGGCGGTGCGATTGGCACCGGTCTGTTTCTGGGCAGCGCGTTCGCCATCGGCTTCGCCGGCCCAAGCGTGCTGCTGAGCTACGCCATCGGCGGCGCCATCGCGCTGTTGCTGATGGGGTGTTTGGCGGAGATGACGGTGGCCCATCCGACATCGGGGTCGTTCGGCGCGTATGCCGAACATTACATCGGGCCGCTGGCCGGATTTCTGGTGCGCTACGGCTATTGGTCGTCGATCGTGTTCGCGGTCGGCACCGAGGTCACGGCCATTGCCGTCTACATGAAGTACTGGTTCCCGGCAGTCCCCGGCTGGTATTGGATCGTTGGCTTCTCGGCCGGGTTGATCGGTATCAATGCGGCAAGCGTCAAGGTGTTCGGTGCGGTCGAGTATGCGTTCTCGATGCTCAAGATCGTGGCCATTGTGGTGTTCCTGATCCTCGGTGCGTATGTGGTTTTCCGTGCGCCGCAAGCCAGTGGCATCGGCGTGGCCAACTACACGTCGCACGGCGGATTCTTCCCGAAGGGGGCGTGGGGCATGTGGGTCGCGGTCATCGTATCGATCTTCAGCTATCTGAGCATCGAGATGATCGCCGTGGCAGCCGGCGAAGCACAGGACCCGCAGCGCGCGATCACGCGTGCCTTTCGCGCGACGATGTTCCGGTTGGTGTTCTTCTATCTGCTCACGCTTGCCCTGACGCTCGCCATCGTGCCGTGGAATTCAGCGGGTGAAGACGGTAGCCCCTTCGTGAAGGTGATGGCCGCCACGCATATTTCGGGCGCGGCAGGGGTGATCAATCTGGTGATTCTCGTGGCGGCACTCTCTGCGATGAACAGCCAGCTCTACATCACCACGCGGATGATGTTCAGCCTGTCGCGCGCGGGTTACGCGCCGCGCCGTTTCGGCGAAGTCAGCCGCAATGGTGTGCCGGTCGCGGCGCTCATGCTGTCGACCATCGGCATTGCGTTGGCCGTGGCGTTGAACGTGCTCGCGCCGAAGGCGTCGTTCACGCTGATGATGTCCGTCTCGATGTTCGGCGCGATGTTCACCTGGCTGATGATCTTCGTCACCCACCTGTACTTCCGCCGCGCCCACGACGCGAAGTCGCTGACATTCCGCATGTGGGGCTACCCCTATGCGAGTCTGGCGGGTGCGTTGCTCATGCTGGCAACGCTCGTCACGACGTATTTCACCGACGAGTTCCGCATGACGCTCGTCTACGGCGTGCCGTTTGTCGTGGCGCTGTCGGTGATCTATGCGGTGTGGTATCGCCAACGGGCAGGCGCGCCTGCGGTGACGACCCAGGGGCAGGAGGGATAA
- a CDS encoding class I SAM-dependent methyltransferase produces MQQDTIAMFDQHAATYDQTWQAMAPLREALQLVLDSVFAPLPEDAEVLCVGAGTGAEILYLAARHPGWRFTAVEPSGPMLDVFRRKAEAHGIVSRCAFHRGYLDSLPSTAPFDAATSILVSQFVTDPIERRGFFRGIAQRLRPGGYLASADLACEMTSEAGRRLLDVWFEMMSVNPEARERARAVYGSQVAVVPPEAVSDLIREGGFDGPVRFFQSGLIHAWFARQALDS; encoded by the coding sequence ATGCAACAAGACACGATAGCGATGTTCGACCAGCACGCAGCCACATACGATCAGACCTGGCAGGCGATGGCGCCACTGCGCGAGGCTCTGCAACTGGTGCTGGACAGTGTTTTTGCACCATTGCCGGAAGATGCCGAAGTGCTGTGCGTCGGTGCAGGCACCGGGGCGGAAATCCTGTATCTCGCGGCTCGACATCCCGGCTGGCGTTTCACCGCCGTGGAGCCGTCAGGGCCGATGCTCGACGTATTCCGCCGGAAGGCCGAGGCGCACGGGATCGTGTCGCGTTGTGCATTTCATCGAGGGTATCTGGATTCGTTACCGTCGACGGCGCCGTTCGACGCGGCGACGTCGATCCTCGTCTCCCAATTCGTGACCGACCCTATCGAACGCCGGGGGTTCTTTCGTGGCATTGCGCAACGGCTGCGCCCGGGCGGGTACCTGGCGAGCGCCGATCTGGCGTGCGAGATGACGTCGGAGGCCGGTCGCCGGTTGCTCGACGTCTGGTTCGAGATGATGTCGGTGAACCCAGAGGCGCGTGAGCGTGCGAGGGCGGTCTATGGTTCGCAGGTGGCCGTGGTGCCGCCCGAGGCGGTGAGCGACCTGATCCGGGAGGGCGGCTTCGACGGGCCGGTGCGTTTCTTCCAGAGCGGTCTGATACACGCCTGGTTCGCGCGTCAGGCACTCGACAGTTGA
- a CDS encoding Rrf2 family transcriptional regulator: MRSDSRLSRMLHVLLHMARRDAPFTSEQLAQMLRTNPVVVRRTMAGLRDAGYVRSDKGHGGGWSIACDLRDVTLLDIHRAVGGPHIFAIGVQSDNPECAVERAVNVALDGALREAEHILVKRLGAISLADLAQNFDALCRQHELTAQ, from the coding sequence ATGAGAAGCGATAGTCGTCTTTCACGCATGTTGCATGTATTGCTTCACATGGCGCGGCGCGACGCCCCGTTCACTTCCGAGCAACTTGCTCAGATGCTACGCACGAATCCCGTGGTAGTCAGACGCACCATGGCGGGCCTGCGCGACGCAGGCTATGTGCGCTCCGACAAGGGGCACGGCGGTGGCTGGTCCATCGCCTGCGACCTGCGCGACGTGACGCTGCTCGATATTCATCGTGCCGTGGGTGGCCCTCACATCTTCGCCATCGGTGTGCAGAGCGACAATCCGGAATGCGCCGTCGAGCGGGCGGTGAATGTCGCACTCGACGGCGCGTTGCGTGAGGCGGAGCACATCCTCGTCAAGCGGCTCGGGGCGATCTCGCTGGCCGACCTCGCGCAGAACTTCGATGCGCTCTGCCGGCAGCACGAATTGACGGCCCAGTGA
- a CDS encoding thioredoxin family protein yields MLTLLRSALIALTLTGLAACGPSQARPMTEGAAPEFTGIDNWLNSQPLTLEQLRGKVVLVDFWTYSCINCIHTLPYVQQWYKKYKDQGLVVVGVHTPEYAFERDTGNVRDAIRRFGITYPIAQDNRYATWKAYDNLYWPAFYLVDKSGKIVYTHFGEGDYDKTEAAIKAQLSAVH; encoded by the coding sequence ATGTTGACGTTGCTCAGAAGTGCCCTGATCGCCCTCACCCTCACCGGCCTTGCTGCCTGCGGCCCTTCGCAGGCGCGTCCGATGACCGAGGGCGCCGCCCCCGAATTCACCGGCATAGACAACTGGCTAAACAGCCAGCCCCTCACGCTTGAGCAACTGCGCGGCAAGGTTGTGCTGGTCGACTTCTGGACCTACTCGTGCATCAACTGCATCCACACGCTGCCTTACGTACAGCAGTGGTACAAGAAATACAAGGATCAGGGACTGGTCGTGGTGGGGGTGCACACGCCCGAATACGCGTTCGAGCGAGACACCGGCAATGTCCGCGACGCCATCCGGCGCTTCGGCATCACCTATCCGATCGCGCAGGATAACCGCTACGCCACGTGGAAGGCCTACGACAACCTGTACTGGCCGGCGTTCTACCTGGTCGACAAGTCGGGAAAAATCGTCTACACGCATTTCGGTGAAGGCGATTACGACAAGACCGAGGCGGCCATCAAGGCGCAGCTCTCGGCCGTGCATTGA
- a CDS encoding GFA family protein has product MSSKWLQGSCHCGAVRFEVQTPVEPAARCNCSLCRRKGALMTPAFPEANLHILSGAEDLTCYQFNTRVARHYFCKHCGIYPFHASRTSPGMWRANIGCLEGIDPYALDASVADGQTLSVVEDA; this is encoded by the coding sequence ATGTCGTCCAAATGGTTGCAAGGGTCCTGTCATTGCGGGGCCGTTCGTTTTGAAGTTCAGACGCCGGTCGAGCCGGCCGCGCGCTGCAATTGCAGCCTCTGCCGTCGAAAGGGAGCGCTGATGACGCCGGCCTTTCCCGAAGCCAATCTGCACATCCTGTCAGGGGCGGAGGATCTGACGTGCTATCAGTTCAATACTCGCGTTGCCCGTCACTACTTCTGCAAACATTGCGGGATATACCCGTTCCATGCATCGCGCACGTCGCCCGGCATGTGGCGCGCGAACATCGGCTGTCTGGAAGGCATCGATCCCTACGCGCTCGACGCGTCGGTGGCCGACGGGCAGACACTCTCCGTGGTGGAGGACGCATGA
- a CDS encoding response regulator: protein MEKLDHVLIVDDDRGIRELLAEYLEKNGMRVSVAANGREMRAVLADGAPDLIVLDLMLPGEDGLVLCRELRAGKFKAVPVLMLTARSEETDRIVGLEMGADDYLAKPFAVRELLARIKSVLRRTRMLPPGMQITETAEVLGFGEWQLDTTARHLLDADGTQVALSGAEYRLLRVLLDHPQRVLTRDQLLNLTQGRQADAFDRSIDLLISRLRQRLRDGAREPRYIKTLRNEGYVFCAAVTVVAASE from the coding sequence ATGGAAAAGCTCGATCATGTGTTGATCGTCGACGACGATCGCGGCATTCGGGAGCTGCTGGCCGAATATCTCGAAAAGAACGGCATGCGCGTGAGCGTTGCCGCGAACGGGCGCGAGATGCGCGCGGTGTTGGCCGACGGCGCGCCCGACCTCATCGTGCTCGACCTGATGCTGCCCGGCGAAGACGGCCTCGTGCTGTGTCGCGAACTGCGCGCGGGCAAGTTCAAGGCCGTGCCGGTGTTGATGCTGACGGCGCGAAGCGAAGAGACGGACCGCATTGTCGGGCTGGAAATGGGCGCGGACGATTACCTCGCCAAGCCGTTCGCGGTGCGCGAATTGCTCGCCCGCATCAAGTCGGTACTGCGTCGTACCCGGATGTTGCCGCCGGGCATGCAGATTACCGAGACGGCCGAAGTGCTCGGTTTCGGTGAGTGGCAACTGGATACGACGGCACGGCATCTACTGGACGCCGATGGCACGCAGGTGGCGCTCAGCGGCGCGGAATACCGATTGCTTCGCGTGTTGCTCGACCATCCGCAGCGCGTGCTTACGCGAGACCAGTTGCTTAACCTCACGCAGGGGCGTCAGGCCGATGCCTTTGATCGTTCCATCGATCTGCTAATCAGCCGGTTGCGCCAGCGTTTGCGCGACGGCGCGCGTGAGCCTCGCTATATCAAGACGCTGCGCAACGAAGGCTATGTCTTCTGCGCGGCGGTCACTGTGGTTGCTGCCTCCGAATGA
- a CDS encoding ATP-binding protein: MTPSTLPAPALRQPRWHWPRSLFARLALILFLGLALAQALSFWLTMTERNRVTSNMMSVYIESEVASSVALLDHLPPAERAQWLPRLARRSYRFELGDGERGGKPDAGLAAQVARVIEDAIGVSYPLTVNSVPNDPDRLQVHLRLTDGSPLTIDVFPTPTLPLSGWLPAVLMLQLVMIAGCCWLAVRVATRPLSVLADAADALGPDLRAERLNEDGPSEVARAARAFNAMQDRIGSYMTERMQILAAISHDLQTPITRMRLRVDTMDDETSAVRLRQDLREMESLVKEGVTYARTLHGASEAPCKVDLDALLDSLVCDYVDAGSPVALTGQVGHPIVTRPQALRRIVGNLVDNALKYGNEAQLTVTPHANGIDVVVSDRGPGIPDDMLDAVFAPFVRIETSRNRNTGGTGLGLAIARQLAQAMDATLTLRNRKGGGLEARLLLKA, encoded by the coding sequence ATGACACCGTCAACGCTGCCGGCTCCGGCGCTTCGCCAGCCTCGCTGGCACTGGCCGCGCTCGCTGTTTGCGAGGCTGGCCCTCATTCTGTTCCTTGGTCTGGCGCTGGCGCAGGCACTCTCATTCTGGCTCACGATGACCGAGCGCAATCGCGTAACGTCGAACATGATGAGCGTCTATATCGAGAGCGAAGTCGCCAGTTCTGTCGCGTTGCTCGACCATTTGCCACCGGCCGAGCGGGCGCAGTGGTTGCCGCGACTGGCGCGGCGCAGCTACCGCTTCGAACTGGGGGACGGTGAGCGTGGTGGCAAGCCCGACGCCGGCCTCGCCGCGCAAGTCGCCCGCGTGATCGAAGACGCCATTGGCGTGTCGTATCCACTGACAGTGAACAGCGTGCCCAACGATCCCGACCGCCTTCAGGTGCATTTGCGCCTCACGGACGGCTCGCCACTGACCATCGATGTCTTCCCGACGCCAACACTGCCGCTCTCCGGATGGCTGCCGGCTGTACTGATGCTGCAATTGGTGATGATCGCAGGCTGTTGCTGGCTTGCCGTGCGCGTGGCGACGCGTCCGTTGAGCGTGCTGGCGGATGCGGCCGACGCGCTGGGCCCGGATCTGCGCGCCGAGCGTCTGAACGAAGACGGTCCGTCGGAAGTCGCCCGTGCCGCCCGTGCATTCAACGCCATGCAAGATCGCATTGGCAGCTACATGACCGAACGCATGCAGATTCTCGCCGCCATCTCACATGATTTGCAGACGCCGATTACGCGGATGCGCCTGCGGGTCGACACGATGGATGACGAGACCTCGGCGGTGCGTCTGCGGCAGGATTTGCGCGAGATGGAGTCGCTCGTCAAGGAGGGCGTGACGTATGCCCGCACGCTTCACGGGGCTTCCGAGGCGCCGTGCAAGGTCGATCTCGACGCGCTGCTCGACAGTCTGGTCTGCGATTACGTCGACGCGGGGTCACCCGTCGCCCTCACGGGACAGGTCGGTCACCCGATCGTGACGCGTCCACAGGCGTTGCGGCGCATTGTCGGCAACCTCGTCGACAACGCGCTCAAGTATGGCAACGAAGCGCAATTGACGGTGACCCCGCATGCAAACGGTATCGATGTGGTGGTGAGCGATCGCGGGCCGGGTATTCCTGACGACATGCTCGACGCCGTCTTCGCGCCATTTGTGCGTATCGAGACGTCGCGCAATCGCAATACCGGTGGCACAGGGCTGGGTCTCGCCATTGCGCGTCAGCTCGCGCAGGCCATGGATGCCACGCTCACGCTGCGCAATCGTAAGGGCGGCGGTCTGGAGGCGCGGCTTTTGCTCAAGGCTTGA
- a CDS encoding organic hydroperoxide resistance protein, with protein sequence MTQLDRVLYTGRTHTTSGGRDGTARSSDGRLNIALSSPGTGGTGTNPEQLFAAGWSACFIGAMGLAAQASKVALPEDLSVDAEVDLGRLNDGYALQARLFVNLPGVPRDVAQSLVDAAHATCPYSKMTRGNIGVTITLV encoded by the coding sequence ATGACCCAACTCGACAGAGTCCTTTACACCGGCCGCACCCACACCACCTCCGGTGGCCGCGACGGCACGGCACGCAGCAGCGATGGCCGTCTCAACATCGCGCTCTCCTCGCCCGGCACAGGCGGCACGGGAACTAACCCCGAGCAGCTCTTTGCCGCAGGCTGGTCTGCCTGCTTCATCGGCGCCATGGGCCTCGCCGCGCAAGCCAGCAAGGTGGCGTTGCCGGAAGATCTGTCGGTCGATGCCGAAGTCGATCTCGGTCGTTTGAACGATGGCTATGCATTGCAAGCCCGCCTGTTCGTGAACCTGCCGGGCGTGCCGCGCGATGTGGCGCAAAGCCTTGTGGACGCCGCACACGCTACCTGTCCCTACTCGAAGATGACGCGCGGAAACATCGGCGTGACGATTACGTTGGTGTAA
- a CDS encoding NAD(P)/FAD-dependent oxidoreductase, whose protein sequence is MSNQVTSSRPARDMFPAYQAGAGWNALLPSRMPHTQAPVARSFDVIVIGAGFTGLAAARRVAELRPDATVLVIDATTVGNGSAGRNSGFLINLPHNTGMGGHGSPVEVARKQIRLYDIGLRWLHELVTMHGIDCGWNPVGKYHAAATPDGEQRLRDTLGQYREWGVTYRELSRDALRSEIGTDYYGYGYHSDNNVFVQPAALVRGLADSLPANVRLWENEPVVSLDGNGPFTVTTASTELRAKQVIVANNGFARKLGLARDRVFTIYTYAAMTPALSADELAKLGPAPEWGVIPANRLGTTLRKTLGGRFIVRSAYSYEKERPMSDVNTMLTDAYRRRYPQMGSHKFEHVWGGVTALTRNGALYFGEIRKDLFASLGCNGAGVLKGSMFGKLLGEMACGQQSPELSDALGFERPTWLPPEPIRRVAIVSAIQYQKHRAGLER, encoded by the coding sequence ATGTCCAATCAAGTCACTTCCTCCCGCCCAGCGCGGGACATGTTTCCCGCCTATCAGGCAGGTGCGGGCTGGAACGCGTTGCTACCGTCGCGCATGCCCCACACGCAGGCACCGGTGGCGCGCAGTTTCGACGTCATCGTGATCGGCGCGGGTTTCACGGGTCTGGCCGCCGCCCGCCGTGTCGCGGAGCTCCGCCCCGATGCCACTGTGCTCGTGATCGATGCCACAACGGTCGGTAACGGTTCGGCAGGCCGCAACTCGGGCTTTCTCATCAACCTGCCCCATAACACCGGCATGGGTGGACACGGCAGTCCGGTGGAAGTCGCACGCAAGCAAATCCGGCTCTACGACATCGGTCTCAGGTGGCTGCACGAACTCGTGACGATGCATGGCATCGACTGTGGCTGGAATCCCGTTGGCAAGTATCACGCCGCCGCCACGCCAGACGGTGAACAACGCCTGCGCGACACGCTCGGGCAGTACCGCGAGTGGGGCGTGACGTATCGCGAACTGTCGCGCGACGCGCTTCGAAGCGAGATCGGCACGGACTATTACGGCTACGGCTATCACTCGGACAATAACGTTTTCGTGCAACCTGCCGCACTCGTGCGGGGTCTGGCCGACAGCCTGCCCGCCAATGTCCGGCTGTGGGAGAACGAACCCGTCGTGTCGCTCGACGGTAATGGTCCCTTCACGGTGACGACGGCGAGCACAGAACTACGCGCCAAGCAGGTCATCGTCGCGAACAACGGCTTCGCTCGCAAGCTGGGACTCGCGCGCGATCGCGTGTTCACGATCTACACCTATGCCGCCATGACACCGGCCCTGTCCGCCGACGAACTCGCCAAGCTGGGCCCAGCTCCGGAGTGGGGCGTGATTCCCGCGAACCGGCTCGGCACCACGCTGCGCAAGACCCTCGGTGGCCGATTTATCGTGCGTAGCGCTTATTCGTATGAGAAGGAGCGCCCGATGAGCGACGTCAACACGATGCTCACCGATGCCTATCGCCGCCGCTATCCGCAAATGGGCTCGCATAAGTTCGAACACGTCTGGGGCGGCGTGACGGCCCTCACCCGCAACGGCGCGCTGTATTTCGGCGAGATTCGCAAAGACCTGTTCGCTTCGCTCGGCTGCAATGGCGCGGGCGTGCTCAAGGGCAGCATGTTCGGCAAGCTGCTCGGGGAAATGGCCTGTGGCCAACAGTCACCCGAGCTATCCGACGCGCTGGGCTTCGAGCGCCCGACATGGCTGCCGCCCGAGCCGATCCGTCGCGTGGCCATCGTCTCCGCGATTCAGTATCAGAAGCATCGGGCCGGTCTGGAGCGGTAG
- a CDS encoding ABC transporter ATP-binding protein gives MIAIDGVSKRYGDFQALERVDMNIARGEFVVLLGASGCGKSTLLNLITGFDAPTTGQIRVNGREVKGIDPHCGMVFQQYALFPWLNVLDNVAFGLKMKGIDKASRYATARRYIEMVGLKGFEDRFPKALSGGMRQRVSIARVLANDPDVILLDEPFAALDAMTRQVLQEELLQIYQKSGKTIVFITHSIDEALMLSTRMVIMSARPGRVACDMPNDLPMPRDAQVQLSPRYNELKSQIWNTVQTEVMRSLESQAA, from the coding sequence ATGATCGCCATCGACGGTGTCTCGAAGCGTTATGGCGATTTCCAGGCCCTCGAGCGCGTGGATATGAACATTGCCCGCGGCGAGTTCGTGGTGTTGCTCGGCGCTTCCGGTTGCGGCAAGTCGACGCTGCTCAATCTGATCACGGGCTTCGACGCGCCGACGACCGGACAGATTCGCGTGAACGGCCGTGAGGTGAAAGGCATCGATCCTCACTGCGGCATGGTCTTTCAGCAATACGCGCTGTTTCCCTGGCTCAATGTGCTCGACAACGTGGCCTTCGGCCTGAAGATGAAGGGCATCGATAAGGCCTCGCGCTACGCGACGGCACGGCGCTATATCGAGATGGTCGGCCTCAAGGGGTTCGAAGACCGCTTTCCGAAAGCGCTCTCGGGCGGTATGCGCCAGCGCGTGTCGATTGCCCGCGTGCTCGCCAATGACCCGGACGTGATTCTGCTCGACGAACCCTTCGCGGCGCTCGACGCCATGACGCGTCAGGTGTTGCAGGAGGAACTGCTCCAGATCTATCAAAAGAGCGGCAAGACGATCGTTTTCATCACGCACTCGATCGACGAAGCCCTGATGCTCTCGACCCGCATGGTCATCATGAGCGCACGTCCGGGCCGCGTAGCGTGTGACATGCCGAACGATCTGCCCATGCCGCGCGACGCTCAAGTCCAACTCTCGCCGCGCTACAACGAACTCAAGTCGCAAATCTGGAACACCGTACAGACCGAAGTCATGCGCAGTCTGGAAAGCCAGGCTGCGTAA